One window of Mesorhizobium sp. WSM4904 genomic DNA carries:
- a CDS encoding DUF2933 domain-containing protein gives MSTHDHSDHEHPQGSFLTSRAGLVLLGFLAIGAFLLFTEHRAHVLGALFYLLPFGCVFMHFFMHGGHGHGGHGGHRNQPDERNLP, from the coding sequence ATGTCGACACATGACCATTCGGACCACGAACACCCGCAAGGTTCTTTTCTGACGTCCCGAGCAGGGCTCGTCCTGCTCGGCTTCCTCGCGATCGGCGCGTTCCTGCTCTTCACCGAGCACCGCGCCCATGTGCTTGGCGCGCTGTTCTATCTGCTGCCGTTCGGCTGCGTCTTCATGCACTTCTTCATGCATGGAGGACATGGCCATGGCGGACACGGCGGTCACCGCAATCAGCCAGACGAAAGGAATCTGCCATGA
- a CDS encoding host attachment protein, giving the protein MILNNDTLVAVTDGEKLRLFHNKGHEPHLDLIEIEDPVLEVARAGSGGRHRSSTANPDDSRLREDDFAGSVAAYLNHQALEEAYEHILVIADPRTLGEMRRHYQPSLNAKLVGEIGKDFVKHSVESIKYAVATA; this is encoded by the coding sequence ATGATCCTGAATAATGACACCCTTGTCGCGGTTACGGATGGCGAGAAGTTGCGGCTGTTCCACAACAAGGGCCACGAGCCGCATCTCGATTTGATCGAGATCGAGGATCCCGTCCTTGAAGTAGCCCGCGCCGGATCCGGCGGCAGGCACCGCAGCTCTACCGCCAACCCGGACGACTCCCGGCTGCGTGAGGATGATTTTGCCGGGTCGGTTGCGGCCTATCTCAACCACCAGGCGCTCGAGGAAGCGTACGAGCACATACTGGTGATCGCCGATCCGCGTACGCTTGGCGAAATGCGCAGACACTACCAGCCGTCGTTGAATGCGAAGCTGGTGGGCGAGATCGGCAAGGATTTCGTCAAACATTCGGTGGAATCGATCAAATACGCCGTCGCGACGGCGTGA
- a CDS encoding metalloregulator ArsR/SmtB family transcription factor, with protein sequence MNVRELIPASGKAAELLRSLSHPQRLLVLCALGDEERSVAELRELLDIDQVPMSQQLMRLRADGLVEARRDGTTVYYRITRPEVLTVIEALHSAFCPK encoded by the coding sequence ATGAATGTACGAGAATTGATCCCGGCCTCGGGCAAGGCGGCGGAACTCCTCCGCAGCCTGTCCCATCCACAGCGTTTGCTCGTTCTGTGCGCCCTCGGCGACGAGGAGCGCTCGGTGGCCGAGCTGCGCGAACTGCTCGACATCGACCAGGTGCCGATGTCGCAACAGCTTATGCGGCTGAGGGCCGACGGGCTGGTCGAGGCCCGCCGCGACGGGACCACCGTCTATTACCGCATCACCAGGCCGGAAGTGCTGACGGTCATCGAAGCGCTGCATTCGGCTTTCTGCCCGAAGTAG
- a CDS encoding FAD/NAD(P)-binding oxidoreductase, giving the protein MSHIVVLGAGLGGTIMAYEMRDKLRGEDRLTVVTLGTSYSFVPSNPWVAVGWRERKDVTVDLADTFKRRGIALRPEGAKKVHAKENRVELNDGSFVDYDYLIIATGPDLAFDEVPGLGPAGHTQSICQIDHAVAARARFDELVRKPGPIVVGAVQGASCYGPAYEFAFILDTALRKARVRDRVPMTFVTPEPYIGHLGLDGVGDTKGLLESAMRDRHIKWVTNAKVASVDAGVMHVEEVNDDGTTKAKHDLPFAFSMMLPAFRGVPAVMGVEGMVNPRGFVTIDKHQRNQTYPNVFAIGVCVAIPPVGKTPLPVGVPKTGFMIESMVTATAENIGALLRGEEPRAVATWNAVCLADFGDEGIAFVAQPQIPPRNVNWSSQGKWVHAAKVGFEKYFLHKVRQGKSETFYEGLALDVLGIKKLKAIHIEPAE; this is encoded by the coding sequence ATGTCCCACATCGTCGTCCTCGGAGCAGGTCTCGGCGGCACGATCATGGCGTATGAAATGCGCGACAAGCTGCGCGGCGAGGATCGGCTGACCGTCGTCACCCTCGGCACGTCCTATTCCTTTGTGCCTTCCAATCCCTGGGTGGCCGTCGGCTGGCGGGAGCGCAAGGACGTCACCGTCGATCTGGCGGACACCTTCAAAAGGCGCGGCATCGCGCTACGTCCCGAGGGCGCGAAGAAGGTGCATGCGAAGGAAAACCGCGTCGAGCTCAACGACGGCTCCTTCGTCGATTACGACTATCTGATCATCGCGACCGGCCCGGATCTTGCCTTCGACGAGGTGCCAGGTCTCGGACCTGCCGGACACACCCAATCCATTTGCCAGATCGATCATGCCGTCGCCGCGCGGGCGAGGTTCGACGAATTGGTCCGCAAGCCAGGTCCTATAGTCGTGGGCGCGGTCCAGGGCGCATCCTGCTACGGCCCGGCCTATGAATTCGCCTTCATCCTGGACACCGCGCTGCGCAAGGCCAGGGTGCGCGACCGCGTGCCGATGACCTTCGTGACGCCGGAACCCTATATCGGCCATCTCGGCCTCGACGGAGTCGGCGACACCAAGGGCCTGCTCGAGAGCGCCATGCGCGATCGCCACATCAAGTGGGTCACCAACGCCAAGGTGGCTTCGGTCGACGCCGGCGTGATGCATGTCGAGGAAGTCAACGACGATGGGACGACCAAGGCCAAGCATGACCTTCCCTTCGCCTTCTCGATGATGCTGCCGGCTTTCCGCGGCGTGCCGGCGGTGATGGGTGTCGAGGGCATGGTCAATCCACGCGGCTTCGTCACCATCGACAAGCATCAGCGCAACCAGACCTATCCGAACGTCTTCGCCATCGGCGTCTGCGTCGCCATTCCGCCGGTCGGCAAGACACCGCTTCCCGTGGGCGTGCCGAAGACGGGTTTCATGATCGAATCCATGGTCACGGCCACCGCCGAGAACATCGGCGCGCTTCTGCGCGGCGAGGAGCCGAGGGCCGTCGCGACATGGAATGCGGTCTGCCTCGCCGATTTCGGCGATGAAGGCATAGCCTTCGTCGCGCAGCCGCAGATCCCTCCCCGCAACGTCAACTGGTCCTCGCAGGGCAAGTGGGTTCACGCGGCGAAGGTCGGGTTCGAGAAATACTTCCTCCACAAGGTGCGGCAGGGAAAGAGCGAGACCTTCTATGAGGGGCTGGCGCTCGACGTTCTCGGCATCAAGAAACTCAAGGCCATCCACATCGAGCCGGCCGAATAG
- a CDS encoding DUF2892 domain-containing protein — translation MTIDRAVLMFAGFMVLISLALGIYYSPYWFLLTAFAGLNMVQASVTGFCPAAMVFKKLGCKPGVAFK, via the coding sequence ATGACGATAGACAGGGCAGTTCTCATGTTCGCGGGCTTCATGGTGCTGATATCGCTCGCGCTCGGCATCTACTATTCGCCCTACTGGTTCCTGCTGACCGCATTCGCCGGGCTCAACATGGTGCAGGCCTCGGTCACGGGCTTCTGCCCGGCGGCGATGGTCTTCAAGAAGCTCGGCTGCAAGCCGGGCGTGGCGTTCAAATAG
- a CDS encoding efflux RND transporter periplasmic adaptor subunit: MTTIRSALASIVLIGAAGLVAVDARAADFTVKAAAVTEMKAVYGQVESRTILPARARISGTVASVRVSEGAEVSKGDVIATVVDDKLALQLRAADAKIAALNSQLDSARTDLQRAQDLLAKGAAAQSRVDAAKTQFDVVTNQLAAAIAEKAVIEQSTREGDVLAPADGRVLTVPVAAGSVVMAGEPVARVASGQYYLRLSLPERHAVEITEGARVDIGERGTGTNAGFVKASEGRIAKVYPEIENGRVIADVEVVDIGTYFVNERTLVSIPVAKRTMLGVPPEALRTIHGIDYVTVETADGPLEVAVVLGGEFQDAGQPRVEILSGLADGDKVVLP, translated from the coding sequence ATGACAACCATACGATCGGCCCTCGCGAGCATTGTTCTGATCGGCGCCGCCGGCCTTGTCGCGGTCGATGCACGCGCCGCCGATTTCACAGTCAAGGCCGCGGCCGTCACCGAGATGAAGGCTGTGTATGGACAGGTGGAGAGCCGCACCATCCTGCCGGCCAGGGCGAGGATTTCGGGAACCGTCGCGTCCGTCCGCGTCTCGGAGGGCGCTGAGGTAAGCAAGGGCGACGTGATTGCCACGGTCGTCGACGACAAGCTCGCACTGCAGCTCAGAGCCGCCGACGCCAAGATCGCGGCGCTGAATTCGCAACTCGACAGCGCCCGCACCGATCTGCAGCGCGCGCAGGACCTGCTCGCCAAGGGTGCCGCCGCTCAAAGCCGGGTCGACGCCGCCAAGACGCAGTTCGATGTCGTCACGAACCAGCTGGCGGCTGCGATTGCCGAGAAGGCGGTCATCGAGCAAAGCACCAGGGAAGGCGATGTCCTGGCTCCGGCCGACGGCCGGGTGCTGACGGTACCGGTGGCCGCCGGCTCGGTGGTCATGGCGGGCGAACCCGTCGCACGGGTGGCGTCGGGCCAATACTATCTGCGACTGTCCTTGCCGGAACGGCACGCCGTCGAAATAACGGAAGGCGCCCGCGTCGACATCGGCGAACGCGGCACGGGTACCAATGCCGGCTTCGTCAAGGCCAGCGAGGGACGGATCGCCAAGGTCTACCCCGAGATCGAGAATGGCCGCGTGATTGCCGACGTCGAAGTCGTCGATATCGGGACCTATTTCGTCAATGAGCGCACGCTCGTTTCCATACCGGTTGCCAAACGGACCATGCTGGGTGTCCCGCCGGAGGCACTCAGGACCATCCACGGCATAGACTACGTCACGGTCGAGACGGCGGACGGCCCGCTCGAGGTCGCGGTCGTGCTGGGCGGGGAATTCCAGGACGCCGGCCAGCCTCGCGTCGAGATCCTGAGTGGTCTTGCCGATGGCGACAAGGTCGTCCTGCCATGA
- a CDS encoding efflux RND transporter permease subunit has product MKLGIAGWLTRSFIASPLTPLFLLAALALGLVALVTLPREEEPQISVPMVDIHVSANGLKAEDAVKLVTEPLETIIKGIDGVEHVYSQTTDDGALVTARFKVGTSSDAAILRVHDKVRANMDRIPVGIPEPLIVGRGIDDVAIVVVTLTPARQAATRYSSADLTRLAHELQVEVAKLPDIGLTYIVGEQPEEIQVEPDPEKLSLYGITLQQLTGKIAGANRSFQIGTVRDQSNQRVLVAGQTLQALSDIGNLLLTARDGRPVYIRDVASIVLATSPAENRVTDIVKSDKGLERTPAVSVAIAKRPGTNAVVIADTIVKRLDQVRGQIFPKDVEMAVTRNYGETANEKANELLFHLGLATVSIVLLVAVAIGWREALVVAVVIPTTILLTMFASRVMGYTLNRVSLFALIFSIGILVDDAIVIIENIARHWAMDDGRSRTQAAIDAVGEVGNPTIVATLTVVAALLPMLFVSGLMGPYMSPIPANASAAMLFSFFVAVMLTPWLMMKLGGKDQAGTHGRAGSAHGGVLGRIYVAVARPILKSRFRAWAFLLLVGVATIGSMALIYTKHVTVKLLPFDNKTELQIVADLPKGSSVEDTDRLLQAAVNRLASVPEVVSFQTYAGAAAPFNFNGLVRHYYLRSSPEQGDIAVNLLPKGERSRASHAVALDLRDRLKGMAMPAGTVLKVVEPPPGPPVLGTLLAEIYGPDAETRRAVAAKVRETFASVPFIVDVDDSFHNQPERLRLSIDQDNLEYYKVEQADVYDTLSYLYGGTTVGYSHRGGGRLPIPIRTALSKTNGVVDQRALATPVAANALPGARDVVELGDVVRVSREPASYPIFRHNGRPAEMVMGELAGAFEAPVYGMLAVDDAIAKADWGNVPKPAIALHGQPDDESKPTLLWDGEWEVTWVTFRDMGAAFMVAILGIYILVVGQFGSFKLPLVILTPIPLTLIGIMLGHWAFAAPFTATSMIGFIALAGIIVRNSILLVDFIRHARGTDDPLVGVLLKAGAIRFKPILLTALAAMIGAAVILTDPIFQGLAISLLFGLASSTLLTVLVIPAIYVALRGGPPAGEAPQAG; this is encoded by the coding sequence ATGAAACTCGGCATCGCCGGCTGGCTTACCCGTTCCTTCATCGCATCGCCGCTGACGCCTCTGTTCCTGCTGGCCGCGCTGGCGCTCGGGCTTGTGGCCCTGGTCACTCTGCCGCGTGAGGAGGAACCGCAGATCTCCGTACCCATGGTCGACATCCACGTGTCCGCCAACGGCCTGAAGGCCGAGGATGCCGTCAAGCTCGTGACCGAGCCGCTGGAGACGATCATCAAGGGCATAGACGGCGTGGAGCACGTCTACTCGCAGACCACGGATGACGGCGCGCTGGTGACCGCGCGCTTCAAGGTCGGCACCAGCTCGGATGCCGCGATCCTGCGTGTCCACGACAAGGTCCGCGCCAACATGGATCGCATCCCCGTCGGGATCCCGGAGCCGCTGATCGTCGGGCGCGGCATTGATGACGTCGCCATCGTGGTGGTGACGCTGACGCCGGCGCGACAGGCAGCGACGCGCTACTCCTCTGCGGATCTGACGCGCCTTGCGCATGAACTGCAGGTCGAGGTCGCAAAGCTTCCCGATATCGGCCTCACCTACATAGTCGGGGAGCAGCCGGAAGAGATCCAGGTCGAACCGGATCCGGAAAAGCTCTCGCTCTACGGCATCACGCTGCAGCAGTTGACGGGCAAGATCGCGGGCGCCAACCGTTCCTTCCAGATCGGCACGGTGCGCGACCAGAGCAACCAGCGGGTGCTGGTGGCCGGCCAGACGCTGCAGGCTTTATCCGATATCGGCAACCTTTTGCTGACCGCTCGCGACGGCCGGCCGGTCTATATCCGCGACGTCGCCAGCATCGTGCTCGCGACGTCGCCGGCGGAGAACCGCGTCACCGACATCGTCAAGTCCGACAAAGGTCTCGAACGCACGCCGGCCGTGTCGGTGGCGATCGCGAAGCGACCGGGTACCAATGCGGTCGTCATCGCCGATACGATCGTCAAGCGCCTAGATCAGGTGCGCGGCCAGATTTTCCCCAAGGACGTCGAGATGGCCGTGACGCGCAACTATGGCGAAACGGCCAATGAGAAGGCCAACGAATTGCTCTTCCATCTCGGCTTGGCGACCGTCTCCATCGTTCTCCTGGTCGCCGTCGCAATCGGTTGGCGGGAAGCTCTGGTGGTGGCCGTGGTGATACCCACGACGATCCTGCTGACCATGTTCGCATCGCGCGTCATGGGCTACACGCTGAACCGCGTCAGCCTGTTCGCGCTGATCTTCTCCATCGGCATCCTCGTCGACGACGCGATCGTGATCATCGAGAACATCGCGCGCCACTGGGCGATGGACGATGGACGTTCGCGCACCCAGGCGGCGATCGACGCGGTCGGCGAGGTCGGCAATCCCACCATCGTCGCGACGCTGACCGTGGTGGCGGCGCTGCTTCCCATGCTGTTCGTTTCCGGCCTCATGGGTCCCTATATGAGCCCGATCCCGGCCAACGCCTCGGCCGCGATGCTGTTCTCCTTCTTCGTCGCGGTGATGCTGACGCCATGGCTGATGATGAAGCTCGGCGGCAAGGATCAGGCCGGCACGCATGGCCGTGCCGGCAGCGCGCATGGCGGCGTGCTGGGGCGCATCTATGTCGCGGTGGCGCGGCCGATCTTGAAGTCGCGGTTCCGGGCGTGGGCCTTCCTTTTGCTCGTGGGCGTCGCCACGATCGGGTCCATGGCGCTGATCTACACCAAGCATGTGACGGTCAAGCTTCTGCCCTTCGACAACAAGACCGAGCTCCAGATCGTGGCGGACCTGCCCAAGGGCTCATCGGTCGAGGATACCGACCGGCTGCTGCAGGCAGCCGTGAACCGGCTGGCCTCGGTGCCGGAAGTGGTTTCGTTCCAGACCTACGCAGGCGCCGCCGCGCCTTTCAACTTCAACGGCCTGGTGCGCCACTACTACCTGCGATCGAGCCCCGAACAGGGCGACATTGCCGTCAACCTGCTTCCCAAGGGCGAGCGCAGCCGCGCCAGCCATGCCGTTGCGCTCGACTTGCGCGATCGCTTGAAGGGAATGGCGATGCCGGCGGGCACGGTGCTGAAGGTGGTCGAGCCGCCGCCGGGGCCGCCGGTGCTCGGCACGCTGCTGGCCGAAATCTACGGCCCGGACGCCGAGACCCGCCGTGCGGTCGCGGCCAAGGTGCGCGAGACCTTCGCCAGCGTCCCGTTCATCGTCGACGTCGACGACAGCTTCCACAACCAGCCGGAACGGCTGCGGCTTTCGATCGACCAGGACAACCTCGAATACTACAAGGTCGAGCAAGCGGACGTGTACGACACGCTGAGCTATCTCTACGGCGGCACCACGGTCGGCTACTCGCACCGGGGCGGCGGACGCCTGCCGATCCCGATCCGCACGGCCTTGTCCAAGACAAACGGCGTGGTCGACCAGCGCGCCCTGGCAACGCCGGTGGCAGCAAACGCGCTGCCCGGCGCGCGCGACGTTGTCGAGCTTGGCGACGTCGTGCGGGTGAGCCGGGAGCCGGCCTCCTACCCGATCTTCCGCCACAACGGGCGGCCGGCCGAGATGGTGATGGGCGAACTGGCCGGCGCGTTCGAGGCGCCGGTCTATGGCATGCTCGCGGTGGACGATGCGATCGCCAAGGCGGACTGGGGCAACGTGCCCAAACCGGCGATCGCGCTGCACGGCCAGCCGGACGACGAATCCAAGCCCACTTTATTGTGGGACGGCGAGTGGGAGGTGACCTGGGTGACGTTCCGCGACATGGGTGCCGCCTTCATGGTGGCTATCCTCGGCATCTACATCCTGGTCGTCGGGCAGTTCGGATCGTTCAAGCTGCCGCTGGTCATCCTGACTCCGATCCCGCTGACGCTGATCGGCATCATGCTCGGCCACTGGGCCTTCGCCGCGCCCTTCACGGCAACCTCGATGATCGGCTTCATCGCGCTCGCCGGCATCATCGTGCGCAACTCGATCCTGCTGGTGGACTTCATCCGGCACGCCAGGGGGACCGACGACCCGCTCGTCGGCGTGCTGCTCAAGGCCGGCGCGATCCGCTTCAAGCCGATCCTGCTCACCGCGCTCGCCGCGATGATCGGCGCCGCGGTGATCCTGACCGATCCGATCTTCCAGGGCCTCGCCATATCCCTGCTGTTCGGCCTCGCCTCCTCGACGCTGCTGACCGTGCTCGTCATCCCGGCGATCTACGTAGCGCTGCGTGGTGGCCCACCCGCCGGTGAAGCACCGCAGGCTGGGTAA
- a CDS encoding DUF2478 domain-containing protein → MQGIRPDCPITAIVYSNGSEFEAFLREVTAIMAERGMRLAGLVQLSEPKPDRVKCDMHLRDLATGQLHGISDDRGPHARGCVLNIDRLLGACEAAAAGLCGQTDLLVLCKFGKTEAEGGGFRALIAKALELSVPVLIGVPVVNLAPFREFAADLAREIELSHLSSDRFAAMERLLRGSSMRDPNQSQDGRMAGAEVA, encoded by the coding sequence ATGCAGGGCATTCGTCCCGACTGTCCCATCACCGCGATCGTCTATTCGAACGGTTCGGAGTTCGAGGCATTCCTGCGGGAAGTTACTGCCATCATGGCCGAGCGGGGCATGCGCTTGGCTGGCCTTGTCCAGCTAAGCGAACCGAAACCGGATCGCGTGAAATGCGACATGCATCTGCGGGATCTCGCGACAGGCCAGCTCCACGGCATATCCGACGATCGAGGTCCCCATGCCCGAGGCTGTGTTTTGAATATCGATCGGCTGCTCGGCGCCTGTGAAGCCGCGGCAGCGGGATTGTGCGGTCAGACCGATCTGCTGGTTCTCTGCAAATTCGGAAAGACCGAGGCCGAAGGAGGTGGCTTCAGGGCTCTGATCGCCAAGGCGCTCGAGCTTTCCGTACCCGTGCTGATCGGCGTTCCTGTCGTCAATCTTGCGCCGTTCCGCGAATTTGCAGCCGACCTCGCCCGGGAAATCGAACTGTCTCATCTTTCGTCCGATCGGTTCGCGGCCATGGAGCGTCTGCTCCGCGGTAGCTCGATGCGTGACCCCAACCAATCCCAGGATGGGAGAATGGCCGGTGCCGAGGTGGCTTGA
- a CDS encoding peptidylprolyl isomerase: MAALVIDHSAGRKSSEHPHEHRPAAPDTAPSRERVAMPLVTVNGVAISRKAIAAEVQNFPARNPGEGWRAATRALVIRELLLQEARRLGIAAEQRTDQDGRRETIEDALVRGLIEREVRVPEADEEMLRRFYENNLRRFVTPPLYEADHILVAARRDDREAFAAAREKAMSLRSSLAAAPERFAVLARDCSDCPSGALGGSLGQIGPGDTTPEFEAALGDLAPGEISSPVETRYGVHLIRLTRRIDGRQLPFEAVRERIASYLAEHVSRQATAQYVSLLVGRADIGGIVIDGASSPLVQ; the protein is encoded by the coding sequence ATGGCCGCGCTCGTCATCGATCACTCGGCCGGCCGCAAATCGTCCGAACATCCGCACGAACACCGACCTGCGGCTCCCGACACGGCGCCGTCCCGCGAGCGCGTGGCGATGCCGCTGGTGACCGTCAACGGAGTGGCGATATCGCGCAAGGCGATCGCCGCCGAGGTGCAGAACTTTCCCGCCCGCAATCCCGGCGAGGGCTGGCGTGCCGCGACCCGTGCGCTCGTCATCCGCGAGTTGCTCCTGCAGGAGGCGCGGCGTCTCGGCATCGCCGCCGAGCAGAGGACCGACCAGGATGGGCGCAGGGAGACCATCGAAGACGCGCTGGTGCGCGGCCTGATCGAGCGCGAGGTTCGCGTTCCCGAGGCGGACGAGGAGATGCTGCGGCGCTTCTACGAGAACAATCTTCGCCGCTTCGTGACGCCGCCGCTTTATGAGGCCGACCATATTCTCGTAGCTGCCCGCCGCGATGATCGCGAGGCCTTTGCCGCCGCGCGTGAAAAGGCGATGTCGCTCAGGTCCAGCCTTGCGGCGGCACCCGAGCGTTTCGCGGTGCTGGCGCGCGACTGTTCGGATTGTCCGTCGGGAGCCCTTGGCGGCAGCCTCGGCCAGATCGGGCCGGGCGACACGACGCCGGAATTCGAGGCCGCTCTCGGCGATCTCGCACCGGGTGAGATTTCTTCGCCGGTGGAGACGCGTTACGGCGTCCACCTCATCCGCCTGACGCGGCGCATCGATGGCCGCCAGCTTCCGTTCGAGGCCGTGCGGGAACGCATCGCGTCCTACCTGGCCGAGCACGTCAGCCGGCAGGCGACGGCGCAATACGTCTCCCTCCTTGTCGGCCGGGCGGACATCGGCGGCATTGTCATAGACGGCGCTTCCTCGCCGCTGGTGCAGTGA
- the narI gene encoding respiratory nitrate reductase subunit gamma, with translation MSDTINDALFGWYPYFCLTIFLLGSLIRFDREQYTWKTGSSQLLRRRQLRWGSNLFHVGILVIFGGHFVGLLTPIWVFDALGVSHSFKQGLAITAGGIAGVACFIGISLLAHRRLFDPRIRNTSAPGDIAILLLLWLQLTLGLSTIFVSLGHMDGHEMVKFMNWAQGILTLQPAAAAYVADVNPIFKAHLLLGMTIFLVFPFTRLVHVWSAPVWYLGRPGYQVVRTRFATRRQPAPAPAVRSSAPVRRPAAAPSHQPAE, from the coding sequence ATGTCCGACACAATCAACGACGCGCTCTTTGGCTGGTATCCCTATTTCTGCCTGACCATCTTCCTGCTCGGCAGCCTGATCCGCTTCGATCGCGAGCAGTACACCTGGAAGACGGGCTCCTCCCAGCTGCTGCGGCGGCGCCAGCTCCGCTGGGGCTCCAATCTCTTCCACGTGGGCATACTGGTGATCTTCGGCGGTCATTTCGTCGGCCTGCTGACGCCTATCTGGGTCTTCGATGCGCTCGGCGTTTCCCACAGCTTCAAGCAGGGTCTTGCCATCACCGCCGGCGGAATCGCCGGTGTTGCCTGCTTCATCGGCATATCGCTTCTTGCCCATCGCCGGCTGTTCGATCCGCGCATCCGCAACACCTCGGCGCCCGGCGACATCGCGATTTTGTTGTTGCTCTGGCTGCAGCTCACGCTTGGCCTTTCAACCATCTTCGTCTCGCTCGGTCACATGGACGGCCACGAGATGGTGAAATTCATGAACTGGGCGCAGGGCATTCTCACCTTGCAGCCGGCGGCCGCGGCCTATGTCGCCGACGTCAACCCGATCTTCAAGGCGCATCTCCTGCTCGGCATGACGATCTTCCTGGTCTTCCCGTTCACCAGGCTGGTTCATGTCTGGAGCGCGCCGGTCTGGTATCTCGGCCGCCCAGGTTACCAGGTCGTGCGCACACGCTTCGCGACCCGCCGGCAGCCCGCACCGGCGCCTGCGGTGCGGTCGTCCGCGCCGGTGCGGCGACCCGCTGCCGCTCCCTCCCACCAGCCTGCGGAGTAG
- the narJ gene encoding nitrate reductase molybdenum cofactor assembly chaperone — protein MVAPLSNRTFKALSALLSYPTEELCAAIPEIAAAIAAEGLVSDEAGKHLQLLLADLATLDLYDLQERYVELFDKTRRHSLHLFEHIHGESRDRGQAMVDLVEHYRRGGLLVAANELPDFIPLFLEFLSARPFEEARGLLDETAHIFSLLEERLAKRNAGYAAVFTALRSIASVPAVVAAAAEIDEPDDLATIDAAWEETAVAFGPGNATDGCSVDRLRIQMRAANRDARNNAA, from the coding sequence ATGGTGGCGCCGCTCTCGAACAGGACCTTCAAGGCGCTCTCGGCCCTCCTTTCCTATCCGACCGAGGAGCTTTGCGCGGCGATCCCGGAAATCGCCGCGGCGATCGCGGCCGAGGGATTGGTATCGGACGAAGCAGGCAAGCACCTGCAGCTCCTGCTTGCCGATCTGGCCACGCTCGACCTTTACGATCTGCAGGAGCGTTACGTCGAGTTGTTCGACAAGACGCGCCGTCACTCGCTGCACCTCTTCGAGCACATCCATGGCGAGAGCCGCGATCGCGGCCAGGCGATGGTCGATCTGGTCGAACATTACCGGCGTGGCGGGCTTCTCGTCGCGGCAAACGAATTGCCCGACTTCATCCCGCTTTTCCTCGAGTTCCTCTCCGCCCGTCCCTTTGAGGAGGCGCGCGGCCTGCTCGATGAAACCGCTCACATCTTCTCGCTGCTGGAAGAGCGGCTCGCTAAGCGCAACGCAGGCTATGCCGCCGTGTTCACGGCGCTACGCTCGATTGCCAGCGTGCCTGCCGTGGTCGCCGCCGCCGCCGAAATCGACGAGCCCGACGACCTGGCGACCATCGATGCCGCCTGGGAAGAGACCGCCGTCGCATTCGGTCCCGGAAATGCGACCGACGGCTGTTCCGTCGACCGGCTGAGAATCCAGATGCGTGCCGCCAATCGCGATGCGCGCAACAATGCGGCCTGA